A single genomic interval of Armigeres subalbatus isolate Guangzhou_Male chromosome 1, GZ_Asu_2, whole genome shotgun sequence harbors:
- the LOC134203203 gene encoding uncharacterized protein LOC134203203: MIRRDHQPTQSSPSSTTLADDGAAVVTARNFRSKSIEGGAARRDSKDRSVRTSTNQSPSAVMVYMPVGVNQIKEEANDTYIHPDSEVSLDANSTLAHVLEDFSNDDDVPHEPEIEIKTHSRSLEEPTFRKHHFSSTSQQKALQLQQQMGNLAYQLSDQLFKPVPMNILTKDMLEQKIAEKDPDLVYRKHHNNNSTWARYMPMYYKGVKQNYVRCLECGWLVLHKASTGTGSLLRHKCKIKLPSGVEVKIEQQPPASRNLPTKAATAVGSTSSRSSFQTTVMPQNVVDDLVRQQACFLYKDLSSVDLFESHSFRTFAQMLVNIGVYYGQQDVTFLADRTRLMDQILPTIYQQARIQLNQALVDCDLSYSFNLFRNEVVGKTFATINSYTVAEDYYFRKINVKTVPVEDLKSFVEGLPSIITDMIEKEHNEPLKLIYGAKLDVRSDDFELIPCVVTALWGIMKKIMDMFKFNSEQYVEKIFLAEDDEEEDAMKKILAPFKEPIRSLVSDGNVTITEVVLWKKKLERHFRVEETDDDNLKTIKEAFQMQIKQSLKLHDYHKIAVFLDPNFKGLRFLSEEERNETLAIVKAHLRRDKAGIDQLNLTKLYSSGEKSNVEIRKETKFYEFMDASLEVEPADVVDDEIRQYVDVKLEAPIDVLTYWRNENAFPLLKKLCQRVLNIPAACDDMKLRFTGERTGEQRDFLKKRAVLREEEIDMMLYLNQNGP; this comes from the exons ATGATTCGTCGCGATCATCAGCCAACGCAGTCATCGCCTTCGTCCACCACCTTGGCGGACGATGGAGCAGCGGTGGTTACGGCACGTAACTTTCGGAGCAAAAGCATTGAAGGAGGAGCGGCGAGGCGTGACAGTAAGGACCGGAGCGTTCGTACCAGCACTAATCAGTCACCGTCGGCCGTAATGGTCTACATGCCGGTCGGAGTTAATCAAATCAAGGAGGAAGCTAATGACACGTACATTCAC CCCGACTCGGAAGTCTCCCTCGATGCCAACAGCACGCTTGCTCACGTCCTAGAGGACTTCTCCAACGACGATGACGTCCCACACGAACCggaaatcgaaatcaaaaccCACTCGCGTTCCTTGGAGGAACCCACCTTTCGGAAACATCACTTTAGTAGTACGTCGCAGCAGAAAGCTCTCCAGCTGCAACAGCAGATGGGTAACCTGGCGTACCAGCTGTCCGATCAACTGTTCAAACCCGTTCCCATGAATATCCTCACGAAGGACATGCTGGAGCAGAAGATCGCCGAGAAGGATCCGGACCTGGTCTACCGGAAGCatcacaacaacaacagcaccTGGGCCCGATATATGCCCATGTACTACAAAGGCGTCAAGCAGAACTACGTTCGATGTCTGGAATGCGGCTGGTTGGTCCTGCACAAAGCTAGCACCGGCACCGGATCACTTCTCAGGCACAAATGCAAGATCAAACTACCGTCCGGCGTTGAGGTGAAGATCGAACAACAACCGCCAGCTTCCAGGAATCTCCCGACGAAAGCGGCCACGGCCGTCGGATCTACCTCATCGCGATCGTCATTCCAAACAACCGTCATGCCTCAGAACGTGGTTGACGATCTGGTTCGGCAACAAGCCTGCTTCCTGTACAAAGATCTCAGCAGCGTGGATCTCTTCGAAAGCCACAGCTTCCGCACATTTGCTCAAATGCTGGTCAACATAGGCGTTTACTATGGACAGCAGGACGTGACGTTCCTGGCTGACCGCACGAGACTGATGGATCAGATCCTACCCACAATCTACCAGCAAGCACGGATCCAGTTGAACCAAGCTCTCGTGGACTGTGATCTCAGCTACAGCTTCAACCTGTTCCGCAACGAAGTTGTAGGCAAAACATTCGCAACGATCAACTCCTATACCGTCGCGGAAGACTACTATTTTCGCAAAATAAACGTTAAGACTGTGCCTGTGGAAGACTTGAAATCCTTCGTGGAAGGACTTCCCTCGATTATCACCGACATGATAGAGAAAGAACACAACGAACCCCTGAAGTTGATCTATGGTGCCAAGCTGGACGTCCGAAGCGACGACTTTGAGCTGATACCGTGTGTGGTGACCGCCCTTTGGGGAATCATGAAGAAAATCATGGACATGTTCAAATTCAACAGCGAGCAGTATGTGGAGAAGATCTTCCTCGCGGAAGATGACGAAGAGGAAGACGCTATGAAGAAAATTCTGGCGCCATTCAAGGAACCAATCCGAAGTCTTGTCTCGGACGGTAACGTAACGATCACCGAGGTAGTGCTTTGGAAAAAGAAGCTCGAGCGACACTTTCGAGTGGAGGAAACTGACGATGATAACTTGAAGACTATTAAAGAAGCATTCCAGATGCAGATCAAGCAAAGCTTGAAGCTGCACGATTATCATAAGATAGCTGTATTCCTAGATCCCAACTTTAAGGGTTTACGTTTCCTCTCGGAAGAGGAACGCAACGAAACGTTGGCCATCGTAAAGGCACATCTGCGGCGCGACAAGGCAGGAATCGATCAGCTGAACCTGACCAAGCTCTACTCCAGCGGCGAGAAAAGCAACGTCGAAATCCGGAAGGAAACCAAGTTCTACGAGTTTATGGACGCCTCGCTGGAGGTGGAGCCGGCCGACGTGGTGGACGACGAAATCCGACAGTACGTGGACGTTAAGCTGGAGGCGCCGATCGATGTGTTGACGTACTGGCGCAACGAAAATGCATTCCCCCTGCTGAAGAAGCTCTGCCAGCGGGTACTGAACATTCCAGCGGCCTGTGATGATATGAAGCTGCGTTTCACCGGCGAACGAACCGGCGAGCAGCGGGACTTCCTCAAGAAGCGCGCTGTGCTGCGAGAGGAGGAAATCGATATGATGCTCTATCTGAACCAGAATGGGCCGTGA